The genomic segment CATAcatacacacatacatataGGTGTGTGTAGATGTAGACACgtgaatgttttattggattttcTAGAGTTGTTTCAtgcattaaataattaaatatgatcTTTCATTGATCTAAGGCAAAGTTGAGGAGGCTTTGGAGATATTTAAAAGAATGCAAGAAGCTGGTGTGCAGCCTGAAAAAGCTACATGCAATATTTTGATTGAAATATGTAGCACGAGAGGGGAAACATGGGCAATGATGAAAATCCTCCAATACATGAAGGAAAGCTCCATTGTCCTTCGGTATCCTGTATATCAGAAAGCACTTGAAGCTTTTAAAATGGCTGGGGAAAGTGATTTTCTTCTGAGGCAAGTTCACCAACACTTGAACAATGAGTGTCCAGACAAATTTTATGCAATGCCTCCTGAGAGTGATTCCACTATCGATAATGGGATtgcattaaatcttttaaataagCAGAATCTTGTTGCTGTTGATTCTTTGCTTACTGACACGATGAGGAAGGGTATCCCACTAGACGGTGAGGTTCTCTCGAAAATTGTCGAGGTAAACTGTATTAATAGCAGACAAAACCATGCTTTACTGGCATTTGAGTATTGTGTGGAGTTGGGAATAGCTGTCGACCGAACAGCCTTGCTTGCCTTGATAGGTTTGGCCGTGAGAACAAATTCATTTCAAAACGTGATGAAAGTTGTAGAAGAAATGGTAAAGCAAGGTCAATCTCTTGGCGCACACTTGAATTCACTTCTAATATATCGTCTTGGCTGCAACAAAGAGCTCGTTTCTGCggtaaaaatatttgatttgttaCCTGATGAAGAGAAGGGCACTTCCGAATTTACGGCCTTAATAGGCGCTTATTTCTCTTGTGGGATCGTTGACAAGGCTTTGGAGCAATTCGAAATCATGAGGAGCAAAGGTGTTAAAATTGCATTAGGAACTTACTGTGTCTTGATAACTGGTCTGGAAAAATGTGGTAGAGCCCGCGAGGCGGACTGTTACCGGAAGGAAAAGAAGAGACTTAAAAGTGAAACCTGTGCTCGAGATGTTTCAATGGAGGAGACCGTATGCAACATTGTATTTGCTCGTGGGTAGGTCCAGAATtcgtatataaaaaaaattgatgctGATTTTGCTAGTaattatgtatatttttttattagttgaagttttttttctttcaagaTTCTAATTATATTGATAAAGTTTATTTAAATATGCCATATCTTTTTTAGCACAAGGAAGAAAAACATGTTCAAATGAAGATTTCTGTAGTTTGAGTCTAGCAAGTGAAAACAAGATTGATATTGTCACTGTCATTGAGGTTAGAGTGGACATAATCTTCACTCATTGTGGGAGAGGTCAAGGATCTTGTCTTGATGAATAAAAAACACCCCGAATCACAAACTcctgtaataaaaataataaaataaaattgtgatCCATATAAAGCGCATAATTGTGAGTTTTAGTGGACTGAATTTGCTAAATTAGTTACAAAATtagttaaagttttaatggagtTAAAGCTCCGACTAAGATAGGATGAATGATTGATGTATGTGCAACTTCCATGACATTGGTCCAAAGGGCATCCAATGAATATCTGAATTTAGTATAAAATGATTATATATTTacacatatatacacacacgcacacactatatatatttaatactTGAGTTATAATAAAACCAAAATAGTCTCTTGACGTGATTTTTAGAATTCTAAAAAtactcatttttctttttctaacctcttattttttcatgaaaaatcaatttatgtgaaaaaaaaaatctaataacttattaaaattttcaattttaatttcaGTTTTTTATAACAAGAGAGCTcgcataattttatttttttaaaaaaaaaaaaacaacttgATATGCACGCAATGTGTGGacatgaaaattgagtgagtctcaGTGTGAGACCGTACTCACGGATTGtaatctgtgaaacgggtcaatcctatccatattcacaataaaaagtaatactcttaacataaaaaataatatttttttcatggatgactcaaataagatatacgtttcacaaatacgacccgtaagaccgtctcacacaagtttttgtcacgAAAATTAATACATATAAATGTGTTGGTTTATCAGAACATGTATTTACTTTCTTCAAATTAAAGATAATGCAAAACTGAATAAAACTCAGCCAATGAAGCACaagaattaagaaaaaaaaaatcaaaccatTTAcagtatataataataataataataataataataataataataataataataattgaagtCTAATGATTATTTAGtgcattaatatttaaattagatGAGACGAGAGGTAGCTCGTGGGGTGCTTCACATTTAATAGCAAACCAAACAAGATACAAAATATAATATCGACCCGTTTATCGTTTCATTATTCAATGCATCCGCTGATCGTATTGTGAATGTAGACTATATATATTTTGTGTTATCTATATTTCTTCATATTCACGTTGAATAATAAATTGTCGATATTAAAAAAATACTCCGactctttaaaaatattattattgcaACTGATAAGCAACGTTTCGAAATATGTGTTGCATATATTAAGATgtgatatttttaatttattttttaaaatcaaattataGTCTtgcaattatattatattatattatattgaaTTCAAAATCGTATATATAGTATTGTATTTTTTAtaagataaaaacttgtgtgaaacgatctcacgtgtcgtattttgtgagacgaatctcttatttgagttatcaatgaaaaatattactttttatatagtgtattaatttttattgtgaatttcgatagggttgaccgtcttacagataaatattcgtgagacgtaCTTTTTATAATTAGATTGTTAAAATCACAAATGATTTATTTGCCATATAATTGTAAAAAGTTAACAATTATGTTGATAATTTAATTAGatgattttaatttaaaaaactaaaattgatCGTTACATATCATAAAGATTAAATTATACTGaatatatattttcaataagttaagaaaagaaaaatgaaagtaCTTCATCCAAGCTGTCACACACTACTTTACAGGTTGGCAACACCGCCCGCTGTTCGAAAAAATAAAGACCTTGTAATTATTTTCTGACGTGTACGACTCTTTGATTCCCCAAAATACCCTTACATGCTTGTATATCTACGCCCACGTACGTACCCCTCCATAATACTACACAGATTAGAATTAGAAGAGGTGGAGGCATAATAATATCACCATAATTATGGGCATCTGCAGTTCCTGCGAGTCGGGTTCTGCAGTGAATACGGCCAAACTGATATCATTTGATGGAAGATTGCAGGAGTTTTCTTCCCCCGTCAAGGTTTTCTACGTGTTGCAGAAGAATCCCGAGTGTTTCATCTGCGACTCCGATGAGATGAACTACGACGATGTCGTGTCGGCGGTGAGTGATGATGAGGAGCTGCAGTTGGGTAGGCTCTACTTCGCTCTTCCGTTGAGCAAGCTGCAGAGGCGGATGCGGGCGGAGGAGATGGCGGCGTTGGCGGTGAAGGCCAGCTCCGCTTTGGGTTATAAGAAATGCAGGTGTCGTGCTAATACGTCGGTGTTTACAGATGAGGCGGTGAATGTTGGGGACGCCGGAGCCGGGAGAAGTGGCCGGAGGAGGGGAAAGTTCTCGGCGAGGTTGAACGCCATTCCTGAGTAGGCAGCAAGCAGGGCTATTTTAGGAATTAGACTCTAGGAATATTCATGTTGTATACTTTTAGTTTAAGGTCAATTGAGT from the Primulina eburnea isolate SZY01 chromosome 3, ASM2296580v1, whole genome shotgun sequence genome contains:
- the LOC140828258 gene encoding uncharacterized protein, giving the protein MGICSSCESGSAVNTAKLISFDGRLQEFSSPVKVFYVLQKNPECFICDSDEMNYDDVVSAVSDDEELQLGRLYFALPLSKLQRRMRAEEMAALAVKASSALGYKKCRCRANTSVFTDEAVNVGDAGAGRSGRRRGKFSARLNAIPE
- the LOC140826472 gene encoding pentatricopeptide repeat-containing protein At2g01390, coding for MYFCIFARLILKKPRPSYVSVNTCYFSSQRISRPSKPITQIHRKVKKSPKSSLKNEFIEPIVYKSEVIPKVYSILKYSTWDCAQEQLENLPIKWDSYAVNQVLKTHPPMEKAWLFFNWAARRKNFKHDQYTYTTMLDIFGEARRVSSMNFVFEQMKEKGIKIDVVTYTSLMHWMSKDGNVDGAIKVWKEMKEKGCDPTVVSYTAYMKILFDHKRVNEATCVYREMLQSGLSPNVYTYTVLMDYLACSGKVEEALEIFKRMQEAGVQPEKATCNILIEICSTRGETWAMMKILQYMKESSIVLRYPVYQKALEAFKMAGESDFLLRQVHQHLNNECPDKFYAMPPESDSTIDNGIALNLLNKQNLVAVDSLLTDTMRKGIPLDGEVLSKIVEVNCINSRQNHALLAFEYCVELGIAVDRTALLALIGLAVRTNSFQNVMKVVEEMVKQGQSLGAHLNSLLIYRLGCNKELVSAVKIFDLLPDEEKGTSEFTALIGAYFSCGIVDKALEQFEIMRSKGVKIALGTYCVLITGLEKCGRAREADCYRKEKKRLKSETCARDVSMEETVCNIVFARGTRKKNMFK